GGTAGTCCAAGGGTTATCCTGCTCCATGAGCTCTTCACAGATCTCGTTATAGCCCAGGAACCCATCCTCTCGGGTATAAGGACCTTGGAAAGACGTGGTCTTGGTCTTCGAGCCAAGATCGTGGTCATGAGGATTCATCAAAGTGAATGCACGCCCATAGAATGGCACACCCATGACCGTCTTCTCGGCAATAGCACCCTTCTTCATTAGGTATTTGATGGTGTAGTCCACGTTCAAGGTGAGATCAAGACCAGTTTCGCCGGCCCGACTGAACAAAGGACTGTTGTGTCCGGCAACTCGATCCCATTTACCGTGATAATCGTAGCACATGATGTGGACAAAGTCGAGGTATTTGTACATGAGAGGAATGTCGTAGGAAATGTCGATGGTGGCCGCAGCTGCTCCAATGGCCGCAGTGAGCAAATAGTTGTGGCTTTCAAACGCGGCTTTCAAATCACGGATGAGATCGATGAAGTTGTTTTTGTCCTCGGCGATTCCTCCTCTCTTGGCTGCAAAATAAGTGGACAAACATCGTGATTGGAGAATAGTTTACGAATCGTATTCCATTGACTTTTCACTTTGTCACTGTTCACTACCTCCGTGTTATGTAATAAGTAGAGTATATTTCTAGAATACGGCTTGCCTTCTCTCTCGTTAGTCCTTTTATCTATCCGACTATCTTTGCTTCTTTTGCAGGTAAGCAGTTTTGAAAGAACCGTCTCTTGATGGATGGTGACATAATCAGCAAATTCTCGGTAGTTCAGAGGGGATAACACGCATGATTCAATCAATCGTTCTTACCTGGATACTCCCAATCAAGATCGAGTCcatcaaagttatgttgctGCAAGAACTCAACCACACTTTGAACGAACACTTTTCGCTTCTCAGGATCTGCGGCTAGATCAGAATACTTCTTGCTGCCCTCGTTCCATCCACCAATAGCTAAAGTCACTTTCAGGTTAGGATAGGCATGCTTCAGTTCCGTGGCTTTTCGGAATCCAGCCAAGCCGTAGTTCTCCTCCAAATCCATCCAAGGGTCCAGGGATTTAATGGAGGAAGTTTCGGCATCCAGACCGGCGAAACTGTAGATCAGATTCGTGCACAAAGCCGGATCGATATCGTCTGGCGtgaattttccatctttgGGCCTGTATGTGGCCCATGTGCCCCAATAGCAAACCACTTGCTTGTTGTGACCATTCACTGTGTTGTAGTCACTTAATCCTTTACTAGCGCTCACCACAACGATAGTTAGAACCAAAGCCAATCCAACACTCGAAACGAACTTCATGGTCAGGCGAAGCCCAAGATATTTGTGTATTTGTATTTTGAAACGTCCTACTCCTCTCCTCGGCGAGAGAAATTTGAGCGAGAGAAATCAAGTGTgtaagtgagtgtgtgtgcgtaTGCGGGGGTTGACTACGGACGGATGCCCTTCTTGGGGGCGTCGTGCTCACTTTCGTTTTCACTTCTTCACGGCCCTCGGCAGTTCCTGACTTGCAACTTTCAGGCAGCGATGTGACCAGTTCTGGtaccaaattcaaactgaagCCGATACCTCTCCTGGATAGCAAGAAACACACTAGCCGAATATCCAGTTCGCTTCCACAAAGGGAACCGGGAGAAGGGACTCTTCAGTCTCACATGTACTGGTTGTTCATTTCATCcgtagtacgtacgtacgtacgtaccacTGGGTGGGCATGTGTGTAGTACTATGGCTTGGTGGCCTGGTTCAGCCCCTTCCATCCCTGTGCTCTGCTTTGTGCTTTGCTTTGCTGAAGGCGCGGCCAcggttgttgatgatggtcgGCCATGCATTGCGTGCTTGAACAACCTGGAGGGATCACTTGGACACAAGGAAGGAAGTggggaaggatggatggaacgGAGAGGAGAAGGATAATGTCCTGGTTTGAGAGTCTTGATCAGTTCTGCCTCCTTGGGTCGCGAGAACAATCTCAGACACCCGCATCACGTGTCTTGAACTCTCACCTCGGTCGGTTCACCCTGTTTCTCTTGGTTATACCGGTGCATATCCAGTACGTTCATATCCTGCTTCTCCCGGACCCAAAAATCGGGACTATGCAAATGCAATCCTTTGGCTTGGTTGAACGGAAGGAGGGAAGGATGCTACTTTTTCTAGGAAGCCGTGGCGTGTTCTGGCGAGTAAATGGGTAAATGCAATAGTTTTTGCTATGTAAACATGTTCTAGAATCGTTCTCATGGGTTTTGGAAGCGATTTTCTTATCTGAGTTGTGTTGGAGAGTTTGGAGCTTCTAGTGTTGTATTGCCTAGTATTAGATAAAGTCGTTAGCCCCTCTACGTGGTACACATGTTTTGTTGTCGATGAAATCGttattttgacaaacaaaTCTTATCAATTCAGGGTAGCcaaaatttgttaaaaagCGAAATTGAACGATAAAATCATTCGATTTTTCTGGCCCATGTCTGAAGTCGCTGGTCAATCAGCATGGTTACtggaaaatactttttatattttgtttatttttggaATGATCCGTTTGCGTCTTCAGTAATGTGTGTGAATATTTCAGTTGAGTACGAAAGTTGATTGATAGCACTGGAAGAGTACAGCAAGTTAATGTTTTGACTCATTTTAGCATTAGTTTGACACTTCGATATACGTCTTTTGATTAGAGCACATCAGTTTTAGAATCAAGTGAATCACTATGGATTCTTGAAATGTTAAGCCTCGTTTTTCTGGTTGGTGTCCTGTActttctttttatgatattttcAAAGGGAGGCAAGACACTTATAAACATACATAAGTGTGTCCTAGCATTCAACCGAAAGATTGGTCTCTTTTTTATTACAAATGCCTCAAGTTTTGTCTTGGAATGaacaaaaagcaatatttttgcaTCCCTCTAAATGAACATGCAAGATtgctctttcttcttgttttgcaTTATCGTTATAGGGCAAATTCCTTCATTTGGGCACCAAGCAACAACGAACGGTTACAACActctttgttttttctttgtccaaaatcTCCTGACTTGTTGCATTATTATTGGTCTTTTGATTCTCACAACCTCACCTATCCCCCTGCATCTCAGAGATTTTATTAGCCCTGAACCTTCTCGAGCACTCCTTGGCAGAAAAGCTAAGAACGTTTTATTTTTCGATGATATGACTCACATTTACGCACCTTGCATGGTGGAAAGGAAGCATAGCtatattttttgacatatttgtaTTGCTTGATTGATTTAGTGAAATAGAGATCGTCTCAAAAGTCGACTAAAGCCCCTGGATAAACCTTACCTTCTCGTGCAAACATTCATGCCAAGGTGGAAATGAGCTTGAATCTCAGAGCAATTGTTTGtatcatttccaaattgtcgAGGATCCAAATTTTTGGATCCAGATCGACTGACTTGGGATTTGGGAACCCTTGGGATTCTTTACTGACCTTTATCAATGTTGTTTTTTCGAAACGTACTTTAATGGAAACTGGTATCTTTTAGTTCAAATACACATCGATTGATAAGTATCTTAAGATCAAATACTCATATTAAGCATTAAAAATCCTAGGACAAGTAATATCAAGACGAAACTAACATCAATTACGAACGATTTGTTTCCATCGTTTAAGTACAGTAAATGAAAAGCTACTACTCCTGAATTTGCTGGGGTTTTAAGTCTTTACAATCAACATTTGGTTTTGGTTCCAGGTAgttcttcttcgttttcgttTATCCTGATTGCCTTGTATCTGAGAGAAGATATTTCTATTGCTCCCCTTGGCAACCCGTCTTATCTTAGGTACCCAATATGTCTTGAATTGATTCAGATTGTTATTGTCAGAAATAGATCCAGGGTAAAGGGGGGTGTATTACAATTGCTCAGAATATTTCAAATAACCCCTTTTTACTAAACACACATAGCTTTGCGCTCATGGGAGTGCTTGCAGTACACCGTAGGCACCCAATTTGGATACCCAAGCTAGTGTTATACCTTTATGGCGTCTAGGTACATATTGTTTCCATGCAACAAGCTAAATGATAGCACAACCGAGACCAAAGTATCAGACTCAATTCCCAGAATTCACAGCCCTCAAAGTCTGGTTGAGCACCACAGAGCGTTGATTCTAACTTCTAACTTCGGGGGATggtatttttttccacttgccAGACTGGACGATTCTAGATCACTAGGGGCGTTGGCTGGTTATCCCCCTGCCCTATCCAATGAGCAATGTTAAGCACTCATGTTGCTCGTTGGTTTGGCGTTTctgttgcttggttggttggttgcttggttggttgtaaGTActacacacatgcacacactcTCTAAGGGCTGAACGTTCTTTATCTGATGAGCGCCTCGTGGAAATGCCGGTTAACGTTCGCGTCTGGTTGTCCATTGACCTTGAAATGGCTGGAAAAGTCCGACCATAGGAAACACAACGATCTCTGAGTCAGAGCTGTGTGATGTATATTTTTTGACAGAATGGTATTACACATGTGCAAGTGATAACCATGGCGAACGTATGAATCATCTGCCTTAGAATCGGCAAATTTCGATACAGCACGGcctttgaaaatgacatttaaTGTCAAGCAGGATTGAGGCTCATGAATGTTTTATATCTGGCGCAATACCGGGGTTTGAATTAGATAATATATtattctttttgatttgataGGCTTATGACCCGGAAAACTCCAAAATACGAAATATTACACTAATGGGAGGTTTGAAAAGGGAAAGTAATATGAAAataacaattgaaaaaggGTGGTACCGATGTGGctaaaaataacttgttttttgttggaaaccCTTGGACAATCCGATGTACTTTTCGAAATTTAGCTTTAAATATCAATTAGCTCAGAACATGGCAACAACTTGAACGAggttttgcctcaaaatgggCTTGTAGTTCTAAAGgactttttctttgtcactgACTGAAAGCTTAGCCGTAAAAAGCCCTTTggtgaaaatcaaattgttgtttttttttaaatcgagATGTTGgttttatggttttttttttgtaggagcaagaaattgaaattaaaactCATGACCAAGTCTATGAAAGGATTTTCGATCTTGCTGTTTGAGACTAGTGCTTGCGCAAACAGagtgacattttgaaaaaaagtagcGAATTGCATGTAACCATCTTGCTAAAGGTTAAGAAATTAATTTTGCATACTTTGTTATTGctttaatttttgtttggagGTCAATTGCCTAACGCTTCCATTGATCACCACTCAGGTCGAATAACCTTGGTCTTAAGCGATAGTCTTCTATATCCTCTAAAACATACACCTcttaaaactgttttttttttcgtccacGGAAGTATCTTTTTAAAGTGAAGCGGGGAAGAAGTAGTTGTTCCATATTCCTGCACAATTTAAATTGCTCTGACTTCTTGACCACTACTTATGACTGGCGTAATTGTACATGCAAGAATACatatttttatgttttcatGTTTCTAACCGATGTTTAGGAATGTTTTCCCACTAAAGTCGCGTCAtgggttttcaaatatttaatctaacaaagaatttgaattcaCATTGTGCACGCCTGAACGCAGGGTCCATTGGGTATCATTTGCGGGAATTGTTCTAGTTCATGTTAAAACTTAACAGGAGTTCATCTAATACGTAGAATCGTCGGAGAGGTATCGGCAAAAGGGGGCTCCGTTCAACACGAAATCTGCCTGTAATATCTTTAATTGCTTGTTATTGGCTTTGTGTATTGGCAAATGGCACAAACAATTCCCTTTTCTAATGCTCAAGGTGTGCTTGACGCCTGGTTTGGAACAAAGGCCGAGGTGACAcataaagaaaaaagcaatgagATAACGTTCATATCGTCCTTTGGGCGTTGCTTTACTCCATGGTTGgaagtctttcccaatgaTCTAGGGGGCATATGACAGGGAGATATCGTGTGAAGCTCCGTTATGCCTGTTCGATCTTATTTAGCTCTCATGCGGCCATTGGGGCCCATATTGGAGACGTATACTCTTAGTGGAACTGAACCGTAGATATATGTAAGGTTTCCATCTCAAACCGATCCAAGGGTTTACAAGTGCGATAGACCCATTGCACACCTTCGTCAATATATATACCTTTGTTCTCAATTGTTCTCCAAGACATTTACCAAGTCGACAACGTCTCGATGATCGTTTAAGTAGGACGGCTTGTCCATTTCATAGGGATCAAAAGTCGTATCCTataatttcttattttatccATTTACTCAATCATAAACTCGATCTAATTCATTTGCTCGTCTTGAGTGCCATTTGAATTTCTACGGCAAGCTGAGTTAGTGTCAGCAGCATAAAATTAGACCTTGCTGGGCAAATGAGAGAAGCTTGTAAGGACCATTTCTACCTAGTCAAACAAGTTTTGTTTCTTATGTGAATGATTGAGGACGTtattttggaatcaaaaaTTTGAGCTGTTCTGAAATAACTGCCATCTTGAGATAACGCTAGATGGCGCGCCATTCCATTGACTTGATGTGCCGTTACTAAAACTTCATCTACcgggcaaaaaatgaaacaattgtTTTTCGCAAATGCTAAAGGGGTGTGGTCTTTGAAGATTCGCGGGCAGGttctgaaaatattttctatgaCCTCAATGTAAAGACCATTTATTCGATAAATGGAGAGTCATATTTCTCAGCTTGAAGAGTGTATGTGTTCACGTAGATGAGAAAGAAGGTAAAGAACCTGAATCAAAGAAGGCTATAAACTAATTGACTAAAACCGAGGCTTTCCATAAGTATGTATATGTTCTCCTCCTAAATCCATAACGGGTCCATCACAAATTACGATCCGCAACATAGTCATGCCTAAACCCCTTCCTTCATATGAATAATAAAACAAGCTCTCAATCATTTTGACTAATAAAGTAGCTACTTGTCTGGACTACCACATCACAGCTCAATTAATCTCGTTTATCATTTGGTTTACACAACATTCTATCTACGTCGAACTTGGATTTTTTCGGCCACAATGAAAGGCACGGAAAGAATTGCGTCGCCATGGCCAGATCAAACCACTCTAGTGTTACGTGAGCTTCTATTGCATCTTACCTTTgtgttcgtttcaaagttacgTTGAAGCCTCTACAACGTCCAGTGCGTACACTACatacctacgtacatacatacacaaaCGGATTGCAGTCGTGCATGCATTGCTGTGACAGAGTCCGACTCATATGATACTGATTTATCGTCTGCTCAGTGCTCACTCAATCCCATCGAATCGACTTGTGATGTGCTTGAGATCTTGAAATCGTCCCTTTAACCATGCCGAGTGGGACGCttgttttttgcaacattttgacgGTTAAAAAACGACCGTTTGGATCACTGAACCGTTGTTTCCGTTGTCATCTTACAACGGAAAGAAATTCTCACCCTCTCTCCAGAACGGATGTTAACTATTATTCCATCACTTGattcttgcttttttgttgtAGTAGCATGTTTGTCAGTTAAAGAGGTCCTTTTGGGGCCTTGACAAGTCGGAATGttgatcatttccaaaaaaggtcACTTGAAGGGGTCAACTTTCCATTTTACTGGGAGCTCAGGACTCGAGCGCTGATTTAGCTACCGTTTAATACCCATGGTCGTGATTTTGGAGCTTTATTTGTGGCCACCTAGAAACCATTCCCAGTGGAATGCCACGAACCGGGAAACgggatttcttttcttacggaatcaaagttttgaaattctgTAACCCTTTTGTAAATGCACTTCCTCCCATCTGTAAAAGATTTTGTAGGAAATATTGGCAATCGTTTTGAAAACGTGTTTCATCCGCCTGGATCACGTGTTACGAGAAAATGAACGGGTCTAGAACAAAAAGCATTGCACCCATGGGATTGCAGTGGGTCCCAATGAGCGGATAATGCCCAAGCTCGTCTCATTATTATGTTCTTCCTGGAGTTAATCTCCCGTgttgaagaagacgaaaagcTCATTCCCTTTGCTAAATAACTTCGATCCTCTGTCTTCATTCTCTCCTGGTTTTGGTTGGTATCGAGGAACTGCATTCCTGAGGTGAAACATTGGATGAAAGAGCATGAAGAACATGAGTGTGCTTCTATTGAGTTGACGAGAGAAAAGGTGGTAAATTGGCTTGGAAGAGAAAATCTCGAGGATTTTCGCTCTAGTTGAGCATGGCAAATTGAGCTGAGAGCGTAAGCGATGATGCTGTGATTCGAGACATTTTGGGCTACGATGTTACATAAGAAGCCATCATTGTTGCCTTTACGAGCAATTTGCGCTGCTACGTTGTTGCC
This DNA window, taken from Tigriopus californicus strain San Diego chromosome 9, Tcal_SD_v2.1, whole genome shotgun sequence, encodes the following:
- the LOC131886491 gene encoding probable chitinase 2 is translated as MKFVSSVGLALVLTIVVVSASKGLSDYNTVNGHNKQVVCYWGTWATYRPKDGKFTPDDIDPALCTNLIYSFAGLDAETSSIKSLDPWMDLEENYGLAGFRKATELKHAYPNLKVTLAIGGWNEGSKKYSDLAADPEKRKVFVQSVVEFLQQHNFDGLDLDWEYPAKRGGIAEDKNNFIDLIRDLKAAFESHNYLLTAAIGAAAATIDISYDIPLMYKYLDFVHIMCYDYHGKWDRVAGHNSPLFSRAGETGLDLTLNVDYTIKYLMKKGAIAEKTVMGVPFYGRAFTLMNPHDHDLGSKTKTTSFQGPYTREDGFLGYNEICEELMEQDNPWTTVWNEEHKAPHMYKDTKWVSYDNEESIRVKSEYAYDNNLAGVMIWSIDTDDFRGNCGGPRFPLLRTINKALYKRSEGLSAATSVSSVSALVLTSFVFSVYSLFQL